The Populus nigra chromosome 4, ddPopNigr1.1, whole genome shotgun sequence genome contains the following window.
ATCAATTTGCtaggttgatttttttgttgatttaatggCTGTGGCATTTACCAATCTTTCATGGTGGTTATGGAGTGGAAAGCATCAGGAACCCAGAATTTCAAATGGGTCTTCTTTAAACGCAAGACCTGACTCAGATTTGTGGGAATCGTCGGATACTCTGAAATTTCCTTTGGTTCAGACTAATGTGGCATCCTCCTCTAGAAGGGTTAAGAGAAAATGGCACAGCCGGGAAGAGCGGAAAATTGATAGGGAATATGATGTTGTTCTTGTGCCATCTGATGGTGGCTGTGTTTCAGGGTCAGAGTCTGATGATTCGGATTATTCCATTGGGTGGTTAGAGCCTCATGGACCTGAATTTCAGAGTGATGATGATACGGACAACAGTTTTGCTGTGCTGGTCCCATGTTATGGCCGTGTTCAAGATAATGCCTTTGAGGATAAAAAGAACAATCTGTTTGGTGCTATTGTTAACATTCCAGATGGTAAGAGCCATTGCTCTTCCAgagttctttttatattttggttgcTTCTACAAAATCTTCTATTTGCCTCATCCACTGTTAGTGTAGGTTTCCTTATGCTGTGTTGATTAATAGTTCACTAGGTAGATTATCACGCCATTAGTATTGCAATAACCATGGTGTAAAGGATGGTGAAGTCTTTAGAACTGTTTCTGCTACCTGACTTGTCAGCTCTCCTTTCAATGATAAATGAACAGGCTATTATGAaatcatttaaaacaaaaaatgattacTGTGATGTGGCAAGGAAAGTCATTCAACGTCTTCTGTACGCAGGCAATCTTAACTAAGTTACACAAAGAATGCGATTGCCTAAGAGAGCCGTTACTTCTACATTGGAATGCAATTTGCTATAGTTATTTACAATAGTCTTTTTGGCATGGGCTATAATCTAGCCATAATTTATTAGACATTAAGAGGTTTAAAAAGGAGAAACATCTAACATATTTTCTAGGTTTGAGAGCCTTGAACAGCAATCTGAATTATTTCACACTAGTGTTTCATTTTGTCCCTTACTAGTTGGTTACTTTGGTAGTCAGCTAATTGAGCAGTTGCTTGTCACTGCATAAAAGGATGGTTGTTCGAATTCCATACATAATCAATGCACAAAAATATCTCCTACATTATTAGGTGTTTAGGAGTTGCCTTCTATTTCCCTTTTCCTCTTTCCAACAAGGTTCAGAAGAGGAAAATTGTTCCGCGTCTtgcatgtatgtgtgtgtgtgtgtgtgtgtgtgtgtgtgtgtgtatacataTCTGTGATTATGTATCTGGATATCTACTCTACTTGATGGATTTTATGTTATGAATTGTTGTTCCTGGTCAGCTTTTAGAAGCAGGATGCTTGTTGATTGGATTCTTTGTGGGAAACTGTATTTTTGTAACTGCTTTCACTTGCCTCATGTCAACAAGACTCTGAACCCTACCTCCTGAACTACCCTTGCTTTGCCCTTCCCGCCCTTCATATAGTTTTGCCATATCTCGGCACTCATCCCAAGATTTacatttatctttctttgagAAATGTTTTGCAATTTGCATCGGCTGAACTATTGAATGATCACAATTTGAGCGCAGctgataaaatttaagaaaaagaaacaacgaGTACTGAACTCCACTCCTATTTCTTGTTTATCTATGCTTATTGGCTTTTTGCTGTTTAATCCCTTTTGTGATGTCATATTGATTGCAAATATATTCATCTAAGTGGTTGGTGGAagcaaaatgtattttttctctttcaacctGTCTTAAAATGTGATTGTTTCTCTATGCTGAGCTCTTAGCTTTATTTAACTTCAATGTGCAGAGAGCAAGAAATACATGGAACAGTGGCTTTCTTCCGTCCAGAACATCTGACATTTAGTGCTGCTAATGATTTCACTTTACTGTTCATTGTGCTATACTTCTGTAACTGCCGGGTCTTCTGGCAGAACCCATCCTTCTGTTTAACGTAGAAAATATTGTACATAGATATGGGGAGgacttgaaagaaaaagaaaaaaaaaggcaaaaagaaaaaaaaagaagaaaaaaagagtgtaGCTGGTCGGGTTTATTGCTTGCCAGTAGAAGAAGATTGCTGATGATCTTCTTATCCTAGCTAGTACTAATATATGCTGAAAGTGGTGGGTTTTTTTGGCTTCTAATCATTTCTTGACCGTGAAGGAGTTTTCCCCTGCAGCTGCCCTCCCTCGTCACTGTCCACGATTGAGGAGATTAATGTGTGATGGCAGATACCTCAGCGAGAAAAAATAAGAGACGACAGAGAGAGAGCGTTTTGTTGCGCGTGCTTTTAATTCTTTGATGTAAATATGGCTGCGCATTCAGAAGCGGGTTCATGCTTCATATTCTACTGTAAAAACTATGTAAATAATTGCAGGAATTGTGTACATATTGTATAGGGATCGAATCCTCTCTCGCTATCTCTCGAAACTTGTGTCCTCTTAAACTGTTGGGATTCGTCATTTGTACGGTGATAGCTTCTGGCACATTTCCCGTTATCCGTGTTAATTGTCACCTAGTCCCTGTGTAGTTCATAACAAACCAATCAATTTCTTcagtaataaaaatttactGACTTTTAGTATAAAAACATATCTTTCCTCTATTATCAAATCTCTCTCCCCTCTTctatttcttaaataataaaaacaaaacaacatgaaatggaaaaatatttagaaatatagagatcatatataatataattttcgGGAccgattgatttgtttttctaaactACAGgcagtaaattataattaactcccCACTGTAAATTCCTGGTAGAGTTTCGATTTTGTTGAAGTGTTTTTCTACGTCACCGGAAAAGCAACAGACAGCAAGTCACGTCCTAAGTGGTACTATATACGCCTATAGTCTGTCTGCCTCTGCCAGTGCCACATGGTAAATTACAGAAAGAGATCGTGTTTTGGACCGAAACATATCTTaaccttattttgttttaaaaacataacaatacCGTACCAAAGGTTTATTTTAATGGCCGACAGAATTGATTTatgcttgtttttctattttcattctTGGAGTAAATGCTGAAACAACAGAAATCGGTTCGTAATTTTAACCGGAAAAACAGAGTGGCAATGTGTGTGTCAACTTTCGGTTGATTGAAAGAAGATGGGCATTTTgccaaaaatagaagaagaagataagcaCAAACAGTTTGTTCAGTTTTAACAAATTGAAGAGCCACTACTTTTTATAAATAGTCGaacttcttgaaaaaaataagacgAGAGTCCATTTCTAAGCCTAACAGACCATGCCATGATTGCCCATGTAACAAAACAACGAAAATAAGCAGCAAAAATCCTGTCAAGCAACTAGCAATCAAAGAAAGGGAACAacatacccccccccccccccccctattcTAGGAAACTAACCTGCCAAATCAAGATCCTTCAACATGGCCGCATCCATTGAAGAGTCCCTATCGATGTTGAGGCTGTCAAAGGCACAAAATTTGGCCGTAAATATCCTCCCCCACTGCTCATTAGAGACCCTCTAGGCAAAAGCTGTGTTTATCTATCGGCAAAATCTTCTTTCTCGTCTTCTTTGACAAAGCTGACATCTCGTCTTCTTTGACTAGCAATCAAAAATCTCGTCTTCTTTGAATGCGTTGAATCTCTTTTGCATTTTGAGGGAGGGAAAAGGCAGGTACAATGCTGCAGAGAGCAGCAAGCAATGCATATTCATGGTGGTGGGCAAGCCACATCAGGACAAAACATTCAAAATGGCTGGAAGAAAACCTCCAAGGTGGGtacttttgtcttcttttattcATCTGTATATGTTTCTAAGAATTAATGGTCTTCTGTATGGTCTCTTTCGGTGATCTAGAATCTAGATTGGTGCATAACTAGTCCTGTCTTCTTATTGGTCAATTGTCCGCAACAACATGCCAGGTTCCTTTAAGTTTTCCGTTTGGAGATTTGCTAGGTTACACAAGGGAAAGGCTTCATTCAGTCagaatatgtgtgtgtgtgtgtgtgttatgttCTTGATTATTTTACATGCTCAATGGCAACTAACTAACTCTATGTGTATTATACAAACGAAGAGATCGAAATCAATTCTGCTTCCGATGATCCCACATTGTCTAAGATTAATCGTGCATTTGCTTACCAATTCTCcgtttttttcacaaaacatgtgaagaaaattataaaaaagcaaGAAACCAGGAAAATGACAGAGATAACATTTTCAAATATGTCTAGCTTAGACTATGGTTGTATAAGAATATTCAAGTCTGTTATATATTGACATATAtggctcttctttcttttgttttttatttttagtttaacacaCTTTTGATATGACAGATATGGAGGAAAAGGTTAATAACATGCTCCAAATCATTGAAAATTCGGGGGACACCTTCGCTCAAAGAGCTGAGATGTACTACAGAAGGAGGCCAGAACTTATAAACCATGTGGAAGACTCTTACCGGGCATATCGAGCATTGGCAGAGAGATTCGATCATCTGTCAAAAGAGCTGCAAAGTGCCAACCGCACCATTGCCACTGTCTTCCCAGAACAAGTTCAGTTTGCCatggatgatgatgattttgaagAAAGTGATCCCACAATATTCGTATCTGATGATCCCAACGAAGCACACAAGGTCTCCAAAGCAAATATTCCAAAGGTACCCAGCATGCCAAAGAAAGATTTCAGAAGCCAAACAATGTTATTGTCCAGAAAGGGGCAGCAGCTAAATAGAACTGCTAGCTCTGCTAAAGCCAATGTGCCTCCAAGTTCAGGCCTTAGCCGAGAAGAGGCTGCAGAGAAAACTGATAAGCTTCAGAAAGAAATTCTGGCACTACAAACGGAGAAGGAGTTTGTACAAAGCGTATCTGAACGATGTCAAGCTAAGTGCGGGGGAATTGAAAATCAGATAACTGAAATGCAAGTGACAATCAGCGGTTTACAAGATGAGTTTGGTATCAGCAATGTTATTGATGATAATGAAGCCCGAACTTTGATGGCTGCCACTGCTCTAAAATCATGTAAGGATACTTTGGTTAAGTTGCAAGAGAAACGGGAGCTATCAGCTGAAGAGGCTAAAGTAGAGAACCGAAGGATTAAGGAAGTCCAGCAGAAGTACGTAGCCCTTAAAGGTGAGTTTCTTTCTGACCAATCAGATCTGCTGGAGCCTGCTGATGAACAGGAGGCTGAATCAGAAGATATAGATCCAAATGATACGAATTTGTTGCGAGAGAAGATTAAAGGTGAGCTGGAAGCAGATTTAAAATCATCCCACACTGTGATGCAACTGGCCGAGAGAATTGATGAACTAGTTGAGAAGGTTGTGAATTTGGAAACTGCAGTCTCTTCTCAAGATGCTCTGGTAAACAGACTAAAATCTGATTCAGATGAGCTCCAGACACACATCAAGACTTTAGAAGAGGATAAGGCGACTCTGATGGAAAATTCAGAGAAAATGAGCAACAAGCTAAGAGAGTTGGAAGAGGAGTTGCGTAGAGTGAAATGCCTCAACGAAAACATCAAAgatcaaaacaaaaaccttCTAACACGTTTAACTGAAGCAAGTTGTGCCATTGATCATTTGTCAGTAAAGTTACAAACAGTGAAACCAGACAAGGAAGTTGAGAAAGAAGAATCAATCCAAGAATCAGGAGCTGCTGTTGATGTCAAAGCAGGCAGGGGGGTcgaagaacaagaagaacatCTGGCTTCTTTCAATGATGCATTTGTATCGAAGGCCAtggaaatggaaaaggaagggAGGAAAGATGATGTTCCTGCTGTCAATAGTTCTATCAAAGCAGAGGAATCTGGACCAAACCAAAAGCTCACTGCCATAACTGATGATCATGTCCCAACAAATGATCAGAGAGATTTGCATGAGGAAGAAAATGATCTTGCTGCTCGGCTAGAGGAACTGGGAATAGATGAAGAGGATCAACCCAACTGGAGGCAGTTGTTGGCGAGTGGGTTAGATGACAGGGAAAAGCTTCTGCTGGAAGAGTATACTTTGGTCCTCCGGAATTATACTGAAGTAAGAAAGAAGCTCGGTGACGTTGAGAAGAAAAATCGGGACGGTTTCTTTGAATTGGCATTGCAGATTAGGGAATTAAAGAATGCTCTTGCCGTAAGGGATGAAGAGATCCAATCTTTGCGTGAAATGAGCTCTCACCAACAAAATctcaatgaaaataatgatgGTGATTCGACAAAATATAAGTACTCACATGCAGAAGGTTCTCCCGACCTTATGACACAAGCAGCTAGCTTCCTGGATTCAAATCTTTCATCTCCAAGTTCACCTCCGCGGCCAGTTTTTGACTCAGAGCACGAACATCATGTAGAAGCCAGAGGAAGAATTGGTGAATTAGCTGTATCTGGAGGTAATAGAAGGTACTCTGCGAAAGAGGTTAGCAATGTGATCAAGATGAAACGTGCAAATTCACCCCATGTTCCTTCAGCTGTAGAAGAAAAGATCCGTTCAGATATTGATGGACTGCTGGAGGAAAATCTGGAGTTCTGGTTGAGGTTTAGCACCACGTTGCATCAGATACGAAAGTTTCAAACTTCAGTCCATGACTTAAAGGTGGAGCTATCAAAAGTAAGAGATAAAACAAGGCGAGATGGAAATGATAAGAGTCAATATATCATCTCAGAGACTCGGCCAATATTCACACATTTGAGAGAAATACAAACTGAACTAACATTATGGCTGGAGAACAATTCGGTAATGATAGATGAAATGCATGCTAGACATGCATCTTTATGCAATATTCAAGATGAGCTGTTGAGAGTTTCCAATCCAAGTTCCAAAGAAGAAGAGGCTGAGCTAAGTGAATATCAAGCAGCTAAGTTTCAAGGTGAGATTCTCAACATGAAACAGGAAAGCAACAAGGTTGCAGATGAGCTGCAAACCGGTCTGGATCGTGTGAGAGGACTCAAGGTTGAAGTTGAAAGGCTACTCACAAAACTGGACGAGGAGCTCGGGATTTCAGCATCTAAAAATAGGAGTTCATCACACAAAGCTAGAATCCCCTTGCGCTCTTTCTTGTTTGGTGTCAAGTTAAAGAAACTCAAGGGACAAAAGCAGTCAATCTTCTCATGCGCAAGCCCTGCACTGCAGAAACAATATAGTATGTTCGAGGATGGAAAACCCCCACAACACCACTGAAGATTGGATTGTTACTTTTCCATTTTCCTttcgtttttcattttttcatttggCTTGCCTGTCGTAGTATTAGATACTTCAAATAGAACTTGAAGCTACACTACGAGTTCCTTGTTAATTTTTCTGACCCACTGGGTAAAATTGAAGTAACtagtcaaaatatttttactaagcAACACTACGGATCCTCTCTTTACCTCAGCCTTATATTGTTGCCCATTGTTTGCATTTCTCTAGATCAAGACAGTGAAAAAAGGATCAGCAGAAGCTAAATCCACCCCAACTTatcaattaagatttttaatttatccaatTGCCATGCCTTCCAACCACAGGAGGTTTTCTTCTGACATCGATTTTGCAGAAAATGCAGATCACACTGCATTTCTGGCTGCAACAATCCAACTAGCATGTACGGGGAAGATGAACAGTTCTTACACAGCTTATAGGCTGAGATGTCTTTATGTATCAGGTGGGGGGGAAGAAAACATGAAATCTCAAGATGAAGTCCGCATTTACACGCGCGAAAAAATATCTTCTTATTAGTTACTCTCTAATTCCACGTAAAAAACACAGAcgaatacaaaataaataaataaataaaatccataCCTCATAAAGTCTTTatctaaaatttcttaattgtatctgttttttttttaaaataaatttaaaaattaattaataaaatatgacTAGTTACTTCTTAAACACACTGTATAAATTTTCATCTATAAgaatctgattttttatttttcatttttttggcaATGACATTAGTGTTCAAATGCATCTACGGCAACATGATCTATCAAACCAGGCGAGCATGAAGAAATTACATCATGAAAAAGACGGACGAAGTCATTACTTTCCACAACTGTAATCAATTTACACAATTTCTATCTCgtttaaaatacaaatagagAGACCAAACAGAAAAGTAAAGTGTCTTCTGCTACTTTGCATTCAATACTCTGACCCTATCCGTCCATCATTCCATCGCTGGCTTCTGTTTTGCTTATACTATCCACTTTTATGCAGGATTCATTGCTTACTGAGCTTGGCAAATCTGCTTGCCTCTCACTTACACTTTGATTCTCATCATTCTCCTGAACTGCAGATTGATTTTCAGCTTCCTTGATAGGTGAACAAGTCATCTTATTATCATCTGCATTTTGACTTCCATTGACCTGGTTGCCAGTGACATTTACCAGGCCACTTTCATTCATTATCAATTTTGGTGAACCATTAGAACTCTCCAAAGCAGCTACTTGACTTTTCAACTCTGCTTCTTGGTTTGTTAAAGCTGCTTTAACTTCTTGAACATGCTCACTTGGTTCCTTTACAAAGACATGAGCTCCATCCTTTTGAACTTGGCCATTTGCCACTTCTTGCGACCCAAAAGCTTTTGTATCCTTAATGGTTACAATGCCTTGCTTTGGCGAACTTTCAGCATTAGTTTGTTCAGATGGCGTACTCAATGATGTGATAGGGGTGGATTGTGTATTCTGAGTTGTCATTGAAGAAGCTTTCATCTGAGGTGGCAGTACAGTGGCTTTGGCCAAAACAGAATTAGTCTGTTCAGATTGCGCATTGAATGATGTGACAGGGGTGGATTGTGTTTGCTGAGCTGTTGATGAAGAAGCTTTCATCTGAGGGGGTGGTGAAGTAGCTTTGGGCAAACCAGGGCATGGACCACTTGCAGCTGGACGTGTGGTAGTTGGTGCAGTTGCCACGCCACTGGAGATAAATCGAGTATTGGGATTGACATCTAAGTGGGTAGAAATACCACCAGTCATGGATGATTTGATTGAAGAACTGCCTGTGGGCATGATATGGACAGCATTCTTTGCCTGAGCAGCCTTTAACAGTGAAGCAGCATCTGATTGGGTAGCAATGCGAGCCCCAGCAGCAACTGCAGCAGCTCTCACAGGATCAGAACTCAGAATAGATTTTTCTGATGCTTTTGCCAACATTACTTGAGATTTTGCTGCAGGTCCCACTGGCCATATTGAAGATGATTTTGTCATCATGGTACGTTGTTGGGATTGATGTTGGGCAGGAGAAGCTTCTGCAGTGATGGTAGGAGGCACACAATTAATGGGGGTTTTGGTAGAAGTTGCCCCAGCTGCTCCATGTTAAAAGAATAATTGTAAGAATCTCACACACGCAAGTGCTGAAACCTATGTGAGCTACACGCATAGAGAGCAAACTACAAACTAACATTGTGCTTTAAAGGCAGTTGAGCTGTTTATTACATTTAGACAAATTCATAATTCAGACTGCATTTTTAAAGATTGTCTACTAGAACACacctaaataatttaaaaacagtATGAGATGGAAAGGATAATTTACCAGAACTTGCAATTAAACTTTTGGCTGCTGGATGAGGATCGAGGGCCATTTTCACTGCATCGCGTGCTGCACGCTGTGTCTCAGAGAGTTGAGGGGCACTGGAAACGGTTCCCACATTCAAGTTCCCGTGCCGCTTCCGAATAATGGCCCACCTCTGCTTGTATAAGCTATGGTAATTAGG
Protein-coding sequences here:
- the LOC133692108 gene encoding uncharacterized protein LOC133692108 isoform X2; protein product: MIEKSKKNKKGVISEEDVSTLLQRYTATTLLALLQEVAQFDGAKIDWNALVKKTSTGISNAREYQMLWRHLAYRHVLPEKFDDGAHPLDDDDSDLESELEAFPSVTSEASTEAAACVKVLIASGLPSDSTHPNNTTVEAPLTINIPNGRSLRATSENSQSDVMRGVNIRVPVSVQKLSLPAVTSCPASEVYDANGSGSGTFPPRRKRKPWSEAEDMELIAAVQKLGEGNWASIVRGEFKGDRTASQLSQRWAIIRKRHGNLNVGTVSSAPQLSETQRAARDAVKMALDPHPAAKSLIASSEASPAQHQSQQRTMMTKSSSIWPVGPAAKSQVMLAKASEKSILSSDPVRAAAVAAGARIATQSDAASLLKAAQAKNAVHIMPTGSSSIKSSMTGGISTHLDVNPNTRFISSGVATAPTTTRPAASGPCPGLPKATSPPPQMKASSSTAQQTQSTPVTSFNAQSEQTNSVLAKATVLPPQMKASSMTTQNTQSTPITSLSTPSEQTNAESSPKQGIVTIKDTKAFGSQEVANGQVQKDGAHVFVKEPSEHVQEVKAALTNQEAELKSQVAALESSNGSPKLIMNESGLVNVTGNQVNGSQNADDNKMTCSPIKEAENQSAVQENDENQSVSERQADLPSSVSNESCIKVDSISKTEASDGMMDG
- the LOC133692233 gene encoding uncharacterized protein LOC133692233, with protein sequence MAVAFTNLSWWLWSGKHQEPRISNGSSLNARPDSDLWESSDTLKFPLVQTNVASSSRRVKRKWHSREERKIDREYDVVLVPSDGGCVSGSESDDSDYSIGWLEPHGPEFQSDDDTDNSFAVLVPCYGRVQDNAFEDKKNNLFGAIVNIPDESKKYMEQWLSSVQNI
- the LOC133692232 gene encoding protein NETWORKED 2A, whose protein sequence is MLQRAASNAYSWWWASHIRTKHSKWLEENLQDMEEKVNNMLQIIENSGDTFAQRAEMYYRRRPELINHVEDSYRAYRALAERFDHLSKELQSANRTIATVFPEQVQFAMDDDDFEESDPTIFVSDDPNEAHKVSKANIPKVPSMPKKDFRSQTMLLSRKGQQLNRTASSAKANVPPSSGLSREEAAEKTDKLQKEILALQTEKEFVQSVSERCQAKCGGIENQITEMQVTISGLQDEFGISNVIDDNEARTLMAATALKSCKDTLVKLQEKRELSAEEAKVENRRIKEVQQKYVALKGEFLSDQSDLLEPADEQEAESEDIDPNDTNLLREKIKGELEADLKSSHTVMQLAERIDELVEKVVNLETAVSSQDALVNRLKSDSDELQTHIKTLEEDKATLMENSEKMSNKLRELEEELRRVKCLNENIKDQNKNLLTRLTEASCAIDHLSVKLQTVKPDKEVEKEESIQESGAAVDVKAGRGVEEQEEHLASFNDAFVSKAMEMEKEGRKDDVPAVNSSIKAEESGPNQKLTAITDDHVPTNDQRDLHEEENDLAARLEELGIDEEDQPNWRQLLASGLDDREKLLLEEYTLVLRNYTEVRKKLGDVEKKNRDGFFELALQIRELKNALAVRDEEIQSLREMSSHQQNLNENNDGDSTKYKYSHAEGSPDLMTQAASFLDSNLSSPSSPPRPVFDSEHEHHVEARGRIGELAVSGGNRRYSAKEVSNVIKMKRANSPHVPSAVEEKIRSDIDGLLEENLEFWLRFSTTLHQIRKFQTSVHDLKVELSKVRDKTRRDGNDKSQYIISETRPIFTHLREIQTELTLWLENNSVMIDEMHARHASLCNIQDELLRVSNPSSKEEEAELSEYQAAKFQGEILNMKQESNKVADELQTGLDRVRGLKVEVERLLTKLDEELGISASKNRSSSHKARIPLRSFLFGVKLKKLKGQKQSIFSCASPALQKQYSMFEDGKPPQHH
- the LOC133692108 gene encoding uncharacterized protein PB18E9.04c-like isoform X1 is translated as MIEKSKKNKKGVISEEDVSTLLQRYTATTLLALLQEVAQFDGAKIDWNALVKKTSTGISNAREYQMLWRHLAYRHVLPEKFDDGAHPLDDDDSDLESELEAFPSVTSEASTEAAACVKVLIASGLPSDSTHPNNTTVEAPLTINIPNGRSLRATSENSQSDVMRGVNIRVPVSVQKLSLPAVTSCPASEVYDANGSGSGTFPPRRKRKPWSEAEDMELIAAVQKLGEGNWASIVRGEFKGDRTASQLSQRWAIIRKRHGNLNVGTVSSAPQLSETQRAARDAVKMALDPHPAAKSLIASSAGATSTKTPINCVPPTITAEASPAQHQSQQRTMMTKSSSIWPVGPAAKSQVMLAKASEKSILSSDPVRAAAVAAGARIATQSDAASLLKAAQAKNAVHIMPTGSSSIKSSMTGGISTHLDVNPNTRFISSGVATAPTTTRPAASGPCPGLPKATSPPPQMKASSSTAQQTQSTPVTSFNAQSEQTNSVLAKATVLPPQMKASSMTTQNTQSTPITSLSTPSEQTNAESSPKQGIVTIKDTKAFGSQEVANGQVQKDGAHVFVKEPSEHVQEVKAALTNQEAELKSQVAALESSNGSPKLIMNESGLVNVTGNQVNGSQNADDNKMTCSPIKEAENQSAVQENDENQSVSERQADLPSSVSNESCIKVDSISKTEASDGMMDG